Genomic window (Ascochyta rabiei chromosome 13, complete sequence):
ATATTTAGGTAAAAAGACTAAGCTAAAGTAGAGGTGTAGGGAAAGCAAGTACGTAGAGGTGTTAAGGagtctagtatttgttataAAGTTCTATATATTAGTCTTAAGCTTGAATTAACTTGTGTTTAGGTGAAAACTAAGCTAAAGTAGAGGTGTAGGGAAAGCAAGTACGTAGAGTTGCAGAGGGGTCTAATGTTCACCATAGGACGGAGTTCAGCACGTGAGGTTTGAGGATGGAGTTGATTTTTGTGAAATGGTGACAGTGTGCTAGATGTAGCGTTTGTAGTTGCTAGACTGTTTAATTTCTCCTGCTTTAACCAAGCTGCATCtgtttattattaagcttataaaATATAGGTAATGTGCGGTTTAGGACTGGCGTTTGCGATTTGCAGCTACGCAACGCAACTATCCTCTTGCTGCTTATGCTGATGGACCTTAGTCCTCGACGACAGACCAGTCCGATCCATCCTCGGAAAATGTAGGCGTAGCACCGCCAGTAAGGTCGACGTAGCTAGCCTGCTGGACATCAGAGTCGTAGTCGGAGTCGGTCTCGGTAGCATATCCAGCCTCCAGTCCAAAGTCGGCACAAGGACGCTTGCCCTGCTCTGCGTGCATGGCTTTGCGCTCCTGCTGGATGTCCTCTGAGATGGGCGTCAGCGGCGAGATAAAGCGAGCAGCAATTTTGGAGGCCGGTTTGGCATCTGAAGGCTGACAGACAGAACGACGGCATTCCTGGACCGCCAACTGATGAGGTTCAGCGCCCTGAGAGATCATGTATAGCTCCTTGATACTGCGGCAGAAGCTACGGACAGTCTCTGTCTTGATTGACACAGGATCAAAGAAGGCGAGAGTTTGGGGTACGTGGAACGCGCAGACGGCGGCGCCGACAGGCAGTAAGGGGCGGTCAAACTCTTCGATGACGTATTCGAGTTGGTAGTGTAGAAGCGCGTACATGGCTGAGTTGATGAAGAGTCCAAGTGCGAGCTCTTCGTCTTTGTGCAAGCGAGCTATGGCGTTGCAAACACGCGGCCAAACACCTGCTAACCTTGTAGACAGAAGCGATTTAGGCTGTGGCCGAGGCCGCGAGACGAGTACCGCAAGAAGGAAGAGAGCTCCAAATAGGGTTTGTAAGAGAGCGAGTGCGCTGACCATGTAGCGGTTGATGCGAAAGACTCTGTCAAATGGCCAAGACCATTTTTGGACTTGCTTAAGCGCTGACGCAACAGCATCCTCAGAGCTTGCACTTCGGCTGGTTGAGTTTGACGACCTTGAGTCAACCAGACGACAGGGAGGAGGCCCATGACAATCCAGGGTAAGACTAAATGGCATTCTGGTAGCCAATTTAGAACGCTTCGCGGTGCTGTTGCTCTGTTCCGCGACGATGGGCTTTGGAGCAAGTCGAGATTCCACACCGAACCACAGGCGTCGAAGTAGCGCAGCCCTGGTTCTGATACGAGTGAAGGCTTGCTCAGCAAACTGTCGATACTTGCTAGTGGGTGTCCAAAACCTCAAGACCTCTGGTCTGAGCAGCTGGGGTGTATGCAAGAGTCTGCCACAATTGTGTGTTGCCCACTCCATTGTGCGGTTTCGGACCTCAGGATACTGTGTTAGGTCGAGACCAAGGAACGCGTCTTCAGCCAGGTAGAGGCCACGAGCAAGGCACTGTTCGTAGTTCTCGCCGTAGCGTCGATCCAACGTGGCACCAGAGATGCGATCCAGGTTGGAGTATATGAGTTGCTCGCGAAACAGGTCACTGTTTGCAGCTTGCAGCTGAACTTCGGCCCGGTGCAATCGAGGCTCCGTATAGCCATTCATGAGTCGCAATCCCAGATCGATACCCAGAAGATGGAAGAGTAGGCCGGACGCACAGACGAAGAGAGTCAAGATCCGTGGTCGTGAGCGTGTAGCAGCGACCGTGATGAGGTGCCTGCGTTGGCGTGCTTTGGTGTTCCCTGAAGTTGCAAAGGCCTGCATACTGTTCTCGGCGGGGATCAGATGCTCTTGTGCGACATGCGAGAGCACTTCACGGGTTGGGCTGGATGCCTGGGTCTTGATCTGGTCGTGTCCACTATTCGAAGGACCTGATGGCTTCTCGGGCGTGGTGTTGAAGATGTCAACCTCGTCGGTTTGAGAGTGGAAAGCATGTGAGTCCATTGCGTCTGACTGGTGCTCCGTCTCGGGTTCTGAAGTGGATGAGAAGGACGGTGGTTGTGGGCAGGTTTGAGCTCGCCACAACATAACGAGAGTGTTGTGTGTGACAGGCTGTTGCGGAAGGCAACGGTTGAGGCGGATTTATGAGGAATGGAGAGAAGACGTCCGGTTGGTGTTGTGTGTTGTGGGAAGGGTCTCGGTACCGTAGGTGATAGACCACTCACGGACACCACTTCGTGACTACGCGGGTTCGAGCGGGGTGAAGTGGAAGGTGCAAAGAATCGTGTCATTCGCTTCACTCGCCACCGCTCATTTGGTCTGCATTACCCGTGACCGTTTGCTGTTGCCTTGGAACGCGAAACTGATAGGTATAAACGTGACGTGTGCAACACAGGTAGAAGCATCGTACAAGCTTGTAGATTCGGAGCCGAGGACTTTGCTGCCTCACACAAAAGTGTCTTGCTCATTTCTTGCTTCGTCATGTTCGCGTGCGAGGCGTCTGCCCAATATCCTCGATATCGCCCACCGCAACATCCACGTCCTCGGCCTTCACTTGACCGATCTCAGCGATAACAGTCTCTTCTTTCACGGCGTTCTCGCCAGGCTCAGCCTTGACGACAGCCTCCTTCttgatcttcttcttcatccCCACGACCGCGCTCGGGCAAAGCCCCCTCTCGCTGAGTTTGCAGTCCCCACACTTCCTCCCCACGGGTAAGCAGATGGTCTGGCCAAACCCGACCAGCAAGTTGTTGATGTCATGCCACTTGTCCTTTGGCAGCCAGCTCTCCAACGCTGCTCTTGTCTGCTCGGGAGTCTGCGTCTTGTGCCAGCCCCATAGATTCGTAATACGATGTACATGTACATCGACACCGATGCCTTCGTCGCGGCCCCATGCAGCGCTGAGCGTGAGATAGGCCATCTTGGGACCGACACCGGGCAGCGAGACCAGTCCGGCTATGGTGTCGGGGATGTCTGAAGAAAACCTGTCGCGCAGGATCTCCGCGGTCTGCTTGATGTACTTGGTTTTGAGGTTGTGAAAGCCGACTTTGTTGATGAAGCCGTTCAGTTCTGCGGGCTCGAGGGCGAGGACGGACTCGAGATGGAAGCCCTGGGTCTGTTAGCGATTGCTGGTGTCTCATCACGGGTGGGACGAGTGTACGCCGGGCATCCTCTCTTGCATCCCTCGCATGGCCACGGCCGTCACTGTGTCTTTGGTCTGACTGCTCAGCATGAGCGCTATGAGAGTCTGGAACCGCTGGTCGCGTGGgctcctctgcctgtctGCCAGACTCTCACAGCCCATGGTGTCTACCGGCGCAAGGTTCTCATTACGCATCTCCCGTGTCAAGGCATAGATTTCTTCCCAATTGCTCGGTGGTGCGACCTTCACGCTCCCGTCTGCGCCGCTGGACTTCTTTGCAGGCGCACGGCGTGCCCTCTTCGGGTTGACATCCTTCTCTGGCGATGCGATGCTCGTCACCGATACATCCTGGCTCTCACGCTTGACTTTCGCCCGAGTGGCTCGCTCCGCCTTCCGTCTCTTGGGTGGAGGAGTCGCGAACTCGCCGTCTGAGCCTGCATCGGTGGGTACAGAGCTCAAGTCGGAATCGGAAGCATCGTGGATGGGCGGGTTCGCGCCAGAGCGGGTCTGACGTAGTGATCGGCTCGCGGCGAGAGTGCGAGACGAGTCGCGCGATAGGCGCGAGGTGCGCATCTCCAAGGCGTTACTGGCAGCTGTCACGAGGCTTCAACAGCTCTCGACGCGTCTCAGGCCGGTGGTGTGTCTGTGTCGTCGGCGTCATTCGTCAGGCGGCGATCAGCCAATCAGAGCGTGCGGAGACCGAACGCGGAAACACATGATCAGGTTGTCGACTGTGAAGGTCGCGCAGACGTGGTCCGAATCAACTCATGATATTGACTAAGCGTGTACGTGATGTCCTCTCAAGGGCGTGAGATTTCATCCAGGCAACATAACAGACTTGGAACGCACGAGGCTGGTGCGGATAGTAATAATGGTTGTGATAGTCCAAGTATTCCAGCCTCTATCCAATCAATACACGTCAAGGGAAGCGTGATGTTTAGGCATTATGCAGTGATACGCTCCACCTGCGATGGACACCCTCCACACCAGCACATATTATCTACCCACTCATTTGTCAGGCAGTACGTATCTCCTCTCAACGCTCATCTCCCGGTCGGCCTCATCCTCGCCCTCAAACCGGAGACGAACCAGGTTCTCCTTACCATCTGCACTCGCTTCTTTGtcgtccttctccttcttgacTCTCTCAGCGACCCAGTTGGCAACGACTTCCGCCTTGTAGAACGTCGTCGTGCCTGGATACAGCGCCAGCACGCCTCTCTTCTTGGGCAGATCCGGGAGTGTGGTGTTAGCAGAAGGCGATGGGATGGGTACGAGATGGGCGACGGAAGCGCGGTAGGGCTGGCTAGGTGTGGGCGGGTCGGGATCTGCGTCGATGATCTCGTAGCGGCGTTGCTTTCCGTCTCCGATCACGCTGGTCACACGACAGAGGATACCCTCGCCCTCTTGATTGACACGCTGTTTGCTGTTGCGGTACAGGACTTCGGTGTTGGGCGACAGGCGACGAGGCGGGTGGTCTGGATGCGCAAGTCAGTCGTGAAGCTGTGGTCGACAGGCAGTAGGGAACAGGGGGGAGACAAGAGACAGAGGAAAGACAGGGGTGCGGGAAACGTGATTCTGAACTTAACTACCTCACTAGACTAAAAAGCTAGGGGCGTGTCGAACAGAAGTACGAAGAATGCCAAAACGGGTATCGTTGCCATCTGATGTAACGCCGGAACCATGGGTGCAGAGTTTGATCTGCTCGCTCAACGGGCAAACCCCCTCTTGGAAGAAGTGGAAGAAGATCTGGGAATAGAAGAGCGACCCTTCTTACCCTTACCATTGTCATCGTCCTCGGCTTTCACACTCCCTTCGCGCCCAACAGGTACCGATCCCGCCCTGCTGCTAGACGACTTTGCAATGAGCTTGTCTTTCTGGCTGAGGACCACTTTGGGACTCGGGCCAGGGCTGTCAGCTGCAATACTGTCGCGATCGTCGATGCTGTCGGTGACTTTCCGCTGCTTGCCCGGCCGGTCTCCCCGAGATTTGCCGACACTGTTTGCGCGTGATGCAGAGGCGGGTGCGTCATCTGAGCTGCGGAGTGCAGACAAGACCTGCAGCTGCGTGGAGATGTCGTTGTCGCCGTCGGAGGACTTGAGGACGCCAACCACCTCATTGTCGAGCCTGATGAGTTCACGCAGGCTGTGCTCAAGATCATCGTCGATGCGGTTGGAGGGTTGAGCTCCGCGGGCTGAGAGGGTCAGTAGGGTTTCGTTGCGTGTGCCAAGTAGAGTGGAACAGACCTAATCGGGCATTTTGATCGGCTTCCAGGTCCACGATCTTCTTGCGAACGACTTCTGCTTGCGCCTGTGGTGTACGTCAGTAGCCATCGAACAAGACAACCAGGTCGACCAGGGCCAGTGTTGGAAGTTGTAGCAGCCACCCTTGTTGCGCAACGATGCATCTCCAGCAGCCGCTTACGAGACGAAGGTCGGCTTCTTCGCCTCCTTCCTTGATCCGCTTCCACAAGGCACGTTCCTCTGTCGTCTCTTTCTTCAGCGTATCTGGACTCCGGGCCTTGTTGCGAAACCCAGGCGTATCCATCAACCTCTTCTGCTCTCGTGACAGCGTCACCTTATGGGGAGGCATGTCGTACCACACGGATAGAAATGCAGAGTCGGGGGCGCGGCAGTAGGCTTACCATGAGTTGGTCGATTTGACGTGCATCCGACTTGATCTGGTTCCAGAGCGATCTTTCCTCGTCGAACTCGTCCTTGATCTGCCCACCACGCGGCCTGCTGCGAGCTGCCATCTTCCTGGAAAGCACAGCCCGCTGTGGTGCTAGCTCTTGCTCCCAGGCCTACACGCGCGACTACCTTTGAGCTTGGTTGTCGGTGCGCATCCGTTGAAGGTGAAAACGGCCAGAGCGTGAAGGGGAGAAGGTGGATGATCATGCACATTGCAGGTAGTGTGTAGGCCAGCGAATTGCAGGGTACCGAGGCACTAAGCGAGTAAAAGGGGGATAGTGCATCGAGTGGGACACAGCTTAATTGGACGTACCGAGTACGAGTACGAGTACGAAGCGGAGGCGGCCAGACAgcgttgctgctgctgctgctgctgcttcgaCCCCACCGAAACTCCCTTGGGAGCTCTGACCTTGTTCCTCGTCCGTGTCATCACAACCAAGCAAGGCCAGACTCTGCGTTCACGATGCGTGTTCCTCTTATCAGACTGCAGTGCGGTGAGTACTTGAGCTTCCAGGACTGCACGTGCACAATCTCTGACAGCTGCAGGCGTAAACAGCTACGACTGGGGTGCGCTGCCCCGCGTTTGATGTTCGTGCACCAACATGCTGAAGCGCTCCAGGGAAGGTCGGCAAGGACTCTGCAGCAGCAAAGTTCCACGCCGCCACAGCTTCGCACGGCTTTTCCATCCAAGAAGACAAGCCCTACGCCGAGGTACATGCCCAGCGCCCTCGGGCACGCTGACGTGCTGTGCTGACAAGCTCGTAGCTATGGATGGGCACGCATCCCTCCCTTCCTTCAAGGGACCTCGACACCCAACGCTCGCTCCTCGACCTCGTGCAAGAGAACCAGTCTCTCCTCTCCGCAGACATTGCCGAGCGCTACGAGAACAGGCTGCCGTTCCTGTTCAAGGTCCTGTCCATTGGCAAGGCGTTGAGCATCCAGGCCCACCCCAACAAGAAGCTCGCAGAGCAGCTGCACAAGAGAGACCCCAACCACTACCCAGGTCAGTCACACCACTGTTCCCTGGCCAACAGAAACTGACACGACAGCCAAGATGACAACCACAAGCCGGAGATGACGATTGCGGTCACGCCTTTCGACGGTCTCTGCGGCTTCCGCCCCTTGAACGAGATCGCGCACTTCCTCCAGAACATCCCTTCCTTGCGAAAGCTAGTGGGCGAGGACGCCGCCAAGGACTTCGAGGATGCAGTCAAGGGCAGAGAGACATCAGACAAGGAGGAAGACGTCAAGGCGAACAAGAAGGCCCTGCAGTCCGCCTTCACCAAGGTCATGAACGTAGACCAGGACGCCCTAGCCTCTGCAGCCAAGGAGCTCATCTCTGCGGCCAAATCCGAGGGCTCGTCATTCGCCGGCAACGGTGGCCCCTCCAACGACGGCCAAGAGCTCGCCGATCTCGTGGTCCGCCTCGATTCCCAGTTCCCCGGCGATATCGGGCTGTTCGTCCAGTTCTTCCTCAACTACGTCAAGCTCCAAGTCGGTGAAGCCATGTTCCTCAAGGCCGACGACATCCACGCCTACTTGTCAGGAGACATCATCGAGTGCATGGCCTCGTCCGACAACGTCGTGCGCGCCGGCTTCACGCCCAAGTTCAAGGATGTCGAGACGCTGACCAGCATGCTGACGTACTCATACGCGCCCATCAGCGAGCAGAAGATGAACCCTGTGGACTACCCATATGCGAAGCTCAACACCACTGGATACTCGTCCAACTCGTCCAACACTCTCTACGACCCGCCGATCCCGGAGTTTGCCGTGGTCAGAACGGCGCTCAACAAGAGCGGCGCGAAGACCACGTTCGATGCCATTGACGGCCCCAGTATTGTGCTGTGCACCAAAGGCAAGGGATCGATCAGCGTGGGTCCAAAGAAGGAAGAGCTGAAGGAAGGCTATGTCTACTTTGTTGGCGCCACAGCAGAGGTGGTCATTGAGAGCGAGGCTGATGCTGGTGATGAGGAAGGCCTGGTCACCTTCAAGGCCTTCTGCCAGCTTGACGAAGAGGCCAAGGAGAAGCTGTAGGTGGTCAGGAGGCCCAACGGAGTACCCTTGGCATGATAGACCACGCTTAATGCATGATAGACCACGCTTAATGCATGATAGACCACGCTTAATGCATGATAGACCACGCTTAATGAATGATGAGATGACGCGATACTGCATGGAGATCAGCGACCGCGCCCTTGTAATGGCTCACACACGCCTTGCACTGTACATGGTCTAAACAGCAATCGATACCCTTACATAAGCCTGCTTGTTTAGGTAATAGGAGCGAAAAGAGCTTCGTACTGATGAACACGCCTTTCACGATGACACGGCGCGCCCTGGGGCGTACACGACGTCGACGGCAATCGACGGTTCTGACGAGAAGTTGCCGAGTTGGGTAGGTTCGCAGATTCCACGGCCGAGAGAAGGCGGCCGAGTATCTCGGAGCACAGCGCAGACATGGGACGGTACCGAGGACATCAGGGCGAGGGGGCGCTCTGGTACCGACACCACCAGCCCAGCCAGCCAAGACGCTAAGCCCTACCCTGCGCGACAGCTCACTCCCCCGGTGCCACTTCCCCACACTCCGACGTCTGGCGCATTGCACCCGAGACACTTCGCTGGTCTGAAGCAGACGGAGCATTGCATTCTGTAGTCGAGACTCCACAAAGCCCGGCCTCTGCACCCTCCCCGCTCTCGACCGCACAACCCTACAAGCTCCCGCACCCCCACCCCGACACGTCGCGCCGCGGCGCCCTACCGCCCGCCTCTAACCTCGCACCCCCACTCGCCACAATGAACAACTACTCCTTCCTCGACAGCACGGGCAACGTCGCAATGCCTCGGTccgcgccctcgccctcgccctcgccagCCTCGCCAATGAACGGCGCTCCGCAGCAGAACGGCATCCCCATGGTCAACGGCCTGCCGTCGGGGGGCCAGCAGACAGACATGAACCATCTGTGGGGCGTGGTGCAGCAGCTGAGCCAGATTCTGGAGGAGAACAAGGCGCAGACGCAGGGCGTGCTGAACGGGGTGCAAGCGCTGCAGCAGCGCGCTGCCGAGGAGGGTGGGATCGAGGGAAGC
Coding sequences:
- a CDS encoding Mannose-6-phosphate isomerase — its product is MRVPLIRLQCGVNSYDWGKVGKDSAAAKFHAATASHGFSIQEDKPYAELWMGTHPSLPSRDLDTQRSLLDLVQENQSLLSADIAERYENRLPFLFKVLSIGKALSIQAHPNKKLAEQLHKRDPNHYPDDNHKPEMTIAVTPFDGLCGFRPLNEIAHFLQNIPSLRKLVGEDAAKDFEDAVKGRETSDKEEDVKANKKALQSAFTKVMNVDQDALASAAKELISAAKSEGSSFAGNGGPSNDGQELADLVVRLDSQFPGDIGLFVQFFLNYVKLQVGEAMFLKADDIHAYLSGDIIECMASSDNVVRAGFTPKFKDVETLTSMLTYSYAPISEQKMNPVDYPYAKLNTTGYSSNSSNTLYDPPIPEFAVVRTALNKSGAKTTFDAIDGPSIVLCTKGKGSISVGPKKEELKEGYVYFVGATAEVVIESEADAGDEEGLVTFKAFCQLDEEAKEKL
- a CDS encoding DNA-(apurinic or apyrimidinic site) lyase, which encodes MDSHAFHSQTDEVDIFNTTPEKPSGPSNSGHDQIKTQASSPTREVLSHVAQEHLIPAENSMQAFATSGNTKARQRRHLITVAATRSRPRILTLFVCASGLLFHLLGIDLGLRLMNGYTEPRLHRAEVQLQAANSDLFREQLIYSNLDRISGATLDRRYGENYEQCLARGLYLAEDAFLGLDLTQYPEVRNRTMEWATHNCGRLLHTPQLLRPEVLRFWTPTSKYRQFAEQAFTRIRTRAALLRRLWFGVESRLAPKPIVAEQSNSTAKRSKLATRMPFSLTLDCHGPPPCRLVDSRSSNSTSRSASSEDAVASALKQVQKWSWPFDRVFRINRYMVSALALLQTLFGALFLLAVLVSRPRPQPKSLLSTRLAGVWPRVCNAIARLHKDEELALGLFINSAMYALLHYQLEYVIEEFDRPLLPVGAAVCAFHVPQTLAFFDPVSIKTETVRSFCRSIKELYMISQGAEPHQLAVQECRRSVCQPSDAKPASKIAARFISPLTPISEDIQQERKAMHAEQGKRPCADFGLEAGYATETDSDYDSDVQQASYVDLTGGATPTFSEDGSDWSVVED
- a CDS encoding DNA-(apurinic or apyrimidinic site) lyase; its protein translation is MRTSRLSRDSSRTLAASRSLRQTRSGANPPIHDASDSDLSSVPTDAGSDGEFATPPPKRRKAERATRAKVKRESQDVSVTSIASPEKDVNPKRARRAPAKKSSGADGSVKVAPPSNWEEIYALTREMRNENLAPVDTMGCESLADRQRSPRDQRFQTLIALMLSSQTKDTVTAVAMRGMQERMPGGFHLESVLALEPAELNGFINKVGFHNLKTKYIKQTAEILRDRFSSDIPDTIAGLVSLPGVGPKMAYLTLSAAWGRDEGIGVDVHVHRITNLWGWHKTQTPEQTRAALESWLPKDKWHDINNLLVGFGQTICLPVGRKCGDCKLSERGLCPSAVVGMKKKIKKEAVVKAEPGENAVKEETVIAEIGQVKAEDVDVAVGDIEDIGQTPRTRT